The following coding sequences lie in one Deltaproteobacteria bacterium HGW-Deltaproteobacteria-18 genomic window:
- a CDS encoding translation initiation factor IF-3, with translation MLSAAKARRNKQIRAKEIRVVGDDGNQLGIMTVPEALEQAEGKGLDLVEVAPNAKPPVCKIMDYGKYLYEEKKKSQEAKKRQTQIQVKEIKFRPHTDDHDLMTKIKHIRRFIEDGDRCKVTVFFRGREMAHKDRGQVILDRIVEMVSDVAKVEQTSRVEGRTMFLLLAGLPKK, from the coding sequence ATTCTTTCAGCTGCTAAGGCCCGCCGGAACAAGCAAATCAGGGCCAAGGAAATCCGGGTTGTTGGAGATGATGGGAATCAGCTAGGTATCATGACCGTGCCCGAGGCCTTGGAACAGGCCGAGGGAAAGGGACTTGATCTGGTTGAAGTGGCGCCCAACGCCAAGCCGCCGGTCTGTAAAATCATGGACTACGGCAAGTACCTCTACGAGGAAAAGAAAAAGTCACAGGAAGCCAAGAAGCGTCAGACCCAGATTCAGGTCAAGGAAATCAAGTTCCGCCCGCATACCGACGATCATGACTTGATGACCAAGATCAAGCATATTCGCAGGTTCATCGAGGACGGAGACCGGTGCAAAGTGACCGTGTTTTTCCGAGGCCGCGAAATGGCGCACAAGGATCGAGGGCAAGTCATTTTGGACCGGATCGTGGAGATGGTTTCCGACGTCGCCAAGGTTGAGCAGACCTCCCGAGTCGAAGGCCGGACCATGTTTCTCCTGCTGGCAGGGCTTCCCAAGAAATAA
- the hemL gene encoding glutamate-1-semialdehyde-2,1-aminomutase: MTISQELFQKAGTLIPGGVNSPVRACKSVHCDPLFVASASGSKLTTEDGVEFIDYVMSWGPMLLGHNHPEVAAAVAETATRGTSFGAPCRLEVELAQAVVDAVPGIDMVRMVSSGTEATMSALRLARGYTGKNGVIKFHGGYHGHADAFLASAGSGVATQSIPGTPGVPADVVKHTLLAHYNDLDAVRTLFEQQGDDIAAVIVEPVAGNMGLVLPKPGFLEGLRELTRKHGALLIFDEVITGFRVSFGGAQAAFGIDPDLTCLGKIIGGGLPVGAYGGKREIMGHIAPSGNVYQAGTLSGNPLAMAAGLATLKALAQKDYAALAARTDAFSRELENILHGKGVPVTRNHIASIFTLFFTKTPVVDFPSAQTADSKAFVSFYQQMRAQGIYLAPSGFECAFTSFAHSEQDYERTLEAARKVDF, translated from the coding sequence ATGACCATATCACAGGAACTTTTCCAGAAGGCCGGAACCCTCATCCCGGGCGGCGTCAACAGCCCCGTGCGGGCCTGCAAGAGCGTGCACTGCGACCCGCTCTTCGTCGCTTCTGCGAGCGGCAGCAAGCTCACCACCGAAGACGGGGTAGAATTCATCGACTACGTCATGTCCTGGGGACCCATGCTGCTCGGACACAACCACCCCGAGGTGGCGGCCGCCGTCGCCGAAACGGCGACCAGGGGCACAAGCTTCGGCGCGCCCTGCAGGCTTGAGGTCGAACTGGCCCAGGCCGTGGTGGACGCTGTTCCCGGCATCGACATGGTGCGCATGGTCAGCTCCGGGACCGAGGCGACCATGAGCGCCCTGCGCCTGGCCAGAGGCTACACCGGCAAGAACGGTGTGATAAAATTTCACGGCGGCTATCATGGTCATGCCGACGCATTTCTGGCCAGCGCGGGTTCGGGCGTGGCCACCCAGTCCATCCCCGGCACCCCCGGCGTGCCCGCCGACGTGGTCAAGCACACGCTATTGGCCCATTACAACGACCTGGACGCCGTACGGACGCTGTTCGAGCAGCAGGGTGACGACATCGCGGCCGTCATCGTCGAGCCGGTGGCCGGCAACATGGGGCTGGTCCTGCCGAAGCCCGGATTTCTGGAAGGCCTGCGCGAATTGACCCGCAAGCATGGGGCATTGCTTATTTTCGACGAAGTCATCACCGGTTTTCGGGTCAGCTTTGGCGGGGCCCAGGCGGCCTTCGGCATCGATCCGGACCTGACGTGCCTCGGCAAGATCATCGGCGGCGGCCTGCCCGTCGGGGCCTACGGCGGGAAGCGCGAAATCATGGGACACATCGCGCCCAGCGGCAACGTCTACCAGGCCGGCACGCTCTCGGGAAATCCGCTGGCCATGGCCGCAGGCCTTGCGACCTTAAAGGCGCTGGCCCAGAAGGATTACGCAGCCCTCGCCGCGCGCACCGATGCGTTCTCCCGTGAACTTGAGAACATTTTGCACGGCAAGGGCGTGCCCGTGACGCGCAACCACATCGCTTCCATTTTCACCCTCTTCTTCACCAAGACACCCGTCGTCGACTTCCCCTCGGCGCAGACGGCCGACAGCAAGGCTTTCGTGTCTTTTTACCAGCAGATGCGGGCACAGGGCATTTATCTTGCACCTTCAGGATTCGAGTGCGCCTTCACATCGTTCGCCCACTCGGAGCAGGATTATGAACGCACCCTGGAGGCGGCCCGGAAGGTTGATTTCTAG
- a CDS encoding 50S ribosomal protein L20, whose protein sequence is MRVKRGKTAHRRHKKYLALAKGYRGSRSKLYRTARETVERALCFAYRDRKQKKRAFRRLWIVRINAGVREFGLTYNRFMHGLKLAEINLNRKALADMAVYEKDAFAALCQMVKSKAN, encoded by the coding sequence ATGAGAGTAAAAAGAGGAAAGACAGCCCACAGAAGGCACAAGAAGTACTTGGCCCTCGCCAAGGGCTATCGCGGATCACGCAGCAAGCTGTACCGCACCGCCCGAGAAACCGTTGAACGCGCCTTGTGCTTCGCCTACCGCGACAGAAAGCAGAAGAAGCGCGCCTTTCGGAGACTGTGGATCGTGCGCATCAACGCCGGCGTGCGTGAATTCGGTTTGACATACAACCGCTTCATGCATGGTTTGAAGCTCGCCGAAATCAATCTTAACCGGAAGGCCCTGGCCGACATGGCTGTCTATGAAAAAGACGCCTTTGCCGCGCTGTGCCAAATGGTAAAATCCAAGGCGAACTAG
- a CDS encoding histidine kinase, producing MHHLSNTARTVKDTTPCILIVDDEPLNIRLLDIVLKKNGYRTLSCTNGPEARALAAEHSPDLILLDVLMPGEDGYATCELLKQQSLTSEIPIIFISALTDTSSKVRGLEVGGVDFISKPFEKAEVLARVKVHLKLRFTYRALIEAQAQRLAQVQDAQQALLVLPSELPEAGFAVRFEPVLEAGGDFYDVLHVGGTTFDYVVADVSGHDLGTSYITSALKALLNQNCNLVTSPTESLTMINSVLCRILTGGTHITAGFARLNREQRILRYVNAGHPSPVLVRAGGGVETPQPSGDILGVFDSVWFEVLELPVQPGDRLFMYTDGLIEGFGDRKMTREEGLARLSAVCEAHRSLPLAQAVNAIHEALAEPGAAREDDTILLALEV from the coding sequence ATCCACCATCTCTCCAACACGGCGCGCACAGTGAAAGACACCACACCCTGCATCCTCATCGTCGATGACGAGCCACTGAACATCAGGCTCCTTGATATCGTCCTCAAAAAAAACGGATACCGCACCCTGTCCTGCACCAACGGTCCCGAGGCCCGGGCCCTGGCCGCAGAACACAGCCCCGACCTCATCCTGCTCGACGTGCTGATGCCCGGCGAAGACGGATACGCAACGTGCGAACTGCTCAAGCAGCAATCGCTGACCTCCGAAATCCCGATCATCTTCATTTCCGCCCTCACGGACACGTCGAGCAAGGTCCGGGGTCTGGAAGTGGGCGGAGTCGATTTCATTTCCAAGCCTTTCGAAAAGGCCGAGGTACTGGCCAGAGTCAAGGTGCACCTGAAGCTGCGCTTCACCTACCGCGCCCTCATCGAGGCCCAGGCCCAAAGACTGGCTCAGGTTCAGGACGCGCAGCAGGCTCTCCTGGTCCTGCCGTCCGAACTGCCCGAGGCGGGATTTGCGGTACGCTTCGAGCCGGTCCTCGAGGCTGGCGGAGATTTCTATGACGTTCTCCATGTCGGCGGAACGACCTTCGACTACGTCGTGGCTGATGTCAGCGGACACGACCTCGGCACATCCTACATCACCTCGGCCCTGAAAGCCCTGCTCAACCAGAACTGCAATCTGGTCACCTCGCCGACGGAGAGCCTGACCATGATCAACAGCGTCCTCTGCCGCATCCTGACCGGCGGCACCCACATCACGGCCGGCTTCGCACGCCTGAACCGTGAGCAGCGTATCCTGCGCTACGTCAATGCCGGACACCCCTCGCCCGTGCTGGTCCGCGCCGGAGGCGGAGTTGAAACCCCGCAGCCTTCCGGAGACATTCTGGGCGTCTTCGACTCCGTCTGGTTCGAAGTCCTGGAGCTCCCGGTCCAGCCCGGTGACCGGCTTTTCATGTACACGGACGGCCTCATCGAGGGTTTCGGAGACAGGAAGATGACGCGGGAGGAGGGGCTGGCCCGGCTCAGCGCGGTCTGCGAAGCACACCGGAGCCTGCCCCTGGCGCAAGCCGTGAATGCGATCCACGAGGCGCTGGCCGAGCCAGGGGCAGCGCGGGAAGACGACACCATCCTCCTGGCCCTGGAGGTTTGA
- a CDS encoding 50S ribosomal protein L35, which yields MSKVKTNRSAAKRFRVTGTGKVKRSHANMRHILTKKSAKRKRQLRQSTMTAQSCVGAIRRLVPYIF from the coding sequence ATGTCAAAGGTGAAAACCAACAGAAGTGCGGCCAAGCGTTTTCGGGTCACGGGCACAGGCAAGGTCAAAAGAAGCCACGCCAACATGCGCCACATCCTGACCAAGAAATCCGCGAAGCGCAAAAGACAGCTGCGTCAGTCCACCATGACTGCCCAGTCCTGTGTCGGCGCGATTCGTCGTTTGGTACCGTACATTTTCTAG
- a CDS encoding threonine--tRNA ligase, translating to MVQIQGQDIEVQAGQTCADVLRAVLSGKKMKAAVACACDGALLDLARPVPAGTAVMEPVFLESAQGLTVLRHSAAHVMAEAVKELFPSAKVTIGPDVENGFYYDFDFERPFTPEDLEKIEERMAASVAANQPFTREEMSAAEARELFASMGETYKLEIIDDLGADQVSLYRHGNFVDLCRGPHLPSTGFLQAVKLTSVAGAYWRGDSKRPMLQRIYGTAFATPKELKAHLAMIEEAKKRDHRKLGPQLDLFSFHERGGAGMAYWHPKGGLLRTILEDFVNKEMIRRGYGIVRTPQILKRDLWETSGHYANYRENMYFTEIDEVPYGVKPMNCVAHMLIYNTSQRSYRDLPVRLFEFGVVHRHELSGVLHGLMRVRQFTQDDAHIICRPDQLLDEIKGVMTWIQDLMGVFGFEYSMEISTRPEKSIGSDEDWERATAALMDAMGQMELPYAINEGDGAFYGPKIDVKLRDCLGRQWQCSTIQVDFTLPDRFDLLYVGEDGERHRPVMVHRAIMGSVERFIGILTEHFAGAFPAWLAPVQARILTVTDNHNEFARNCQAALQRAGVRVEVDLRNEKLGYKVREAQMEKIPYALVIGDQEVEQACVNVRMLGGNNLGAMPIDAFVDLLRQECEKPFKHGGMRYSFSC from the coding sequence ATGGTTCAGATACAAGGTCAGGACATCGAGGTTCAGGCTGGGCAGACATGCGCGGATGTGTTGCGCGCGGTCCTCTCCGGCAAGAAGATGAAGGCAGCGGTAGCCTGCGCTTGCGACGGCGCGCTGCTCGATCTGGCTCGTCCGGTGCCTGCCGGAACCGCCGTTATGGAGCCCGTGTTTCTGGAATCCGCCCAGGGTCTGACCGTACTGCGTCACAGTGCGGCCCATGTCATGGCCGAAGCCGTCAAGGAGCTGTTCCCCTCCGCCAAGGTGACCATTGGTCCCGACGTCGAGAACGGCTTCTACTACGATTTCGATTTCGAGCGTCCGTTCACTCCCGAGGATCTGGAAAAGATCGAGGAGCGCATGGCTGCATCCGTGGCCGCGAACCAGCCTTTCACCCGCGAGGAGATGAGTGCTGCCGAGGCCCGGGAACTTTTTGCCTCCATGGGCGAGACGTACAAGCTCGAGATCATAGATGACCTTGGCGCCGACCAGGTCTCCCTCTATCGTCACGGCAACTTCGTGGACCTTTGCCGCGGACCGCACCTGCCGTCCACCGGCTTTCTGCAGGCCGTGAAGCTGACCTCCGTGGCCGGAGCCTACTGGCGCGGGGATTCAAAGCGTCCCATGCTGCAACGCATCTATGGGACAGCCTTCGCCACGCCCAAGGAATTGAAGGCTCACCTGGCCATGATCGAAGAGGCCAAGAAGCGCGACCACCGCAAGCTCGGCCCCCAGCTTGACCTGTTCAGCTTCCACGAACGCGGCGGCGCGGGCATGGCCTACTGGCATCCCAAGGGCGGCCTGTTGCGGACCATTCTCGAAGATTTCGTGAACAAGGAAATGATCCGCCGCGGCTACGGCATCGTGCGCACCCCCCAAATTTTGAAGCGCGACCTGTGGGAGACCTCCGGCCACTACGCCAACTACCGTGAAAACATGTATTTCACGGAGATCGACGAAGTGCCTTACGGGGTCAAGCCCATGAACTGCGTGGCGCACATGCTCATCTACAATACAAGCCAGCGCAGTTACCGCGACCTGCCTGTCCGCCTGTTCGAGTTCGGCGTCGTGCATCGCCACGAACTGTCCGGCGTTCTGCATGGCCTGATGCGTGTCCGCCAGTTCACCCAGGACGACGCACACATCATCTGCCGTCCGGATCAGCTCCTGGACGAGATCAAGGGCGTCATGACCTGGATTCAGGATCTCATGGGCGTCTTTGGCTTCGAATATTCCATGGAGATCAGCACCCGTCCCGAGAAGTCCATCGGCTCCGACGAGGACTGGGAGCGAGCCACTGCCGCACTCATGGACGCCATGGGTCAGATGGAACTGCCGTATGCAATCAACGAGGGCGACGGCGCCTTCTACGGTCCCAAGATCGACGTGAAACTGCGTGACTGCCTCGGCAGGCAGTGGCAGTGTTCGACCATTCAGGTCGATTTCACCTTGCCGGATCGTTTTGACTTGTTATACGTGGGCGAGGATGGCGAGCGGCACAGGCCTGTCATGGTGCATCGTGCCATCATGGGCTCTGTTGAGCGTTTTATCGGCATCCTGACCGAACATTTCGCCGGAGCTTTTCCGGCATGGCTTGCACCTGTCCAGGCCCGCATTTTGACAGTGACCGACAACCACAACGAATTCGCCCGCAATTGCCAGGCCGCGTTGCAGCGGGCGGGAGTGCGTGTGGAGGTCGATCTGCGCAACGAGAAGCTGGGATACAAGGTGCGCGAGGCGCAGATGGAAAAGATTCCATACGCGCTGGTCATCGGGGATCAGGAAGTCGAGCAGGCCTGCGTCAACGTGCGCATGTTGGGCGGCAACAATCTGGGCGCAATGCCTATCGATGCGTTTGTCGACCTACTGCGGCAGGAATGCGAAAAACCATTTAAACATGGAGGAATGAGATATTCTTTCAGCTGCTAA
- a CDS encoding Lrp/AsnC family transcriptional regulator gives MDFTKSEHDILRIVQDTLPDSATPYADIARQTGSTEEDVLALLKKLKNGGQIRRFGATLRHQQAGYGFNAMVAWYIEEGFDPDEVGRIMATRPEISHCYQRPNCMDWPYDMYTMIHGKSREDCMQVVQALMEQTGVTQYEMLFSIKELKKTSMEYF, from the coding sequence GTGGATTTTACCAAGAGCGAACACGACATATTGCGCATCGTCCAGGATACCCTGCCCGACAGCGCCACGCCCTACGCGGACATTGCCCGCCAGACCGGCAGCACGGAAGAGGACGTCCTCGCGCTGCTCAAAAAACTCAAAAACGGCGGTCAGATTCGCCGCTTCGGTGCGACGCTGCGCCATCAGCAGGCCGGCTACGGCTTCAACGCCATGGTGGCCTGGTACATCGAGGAAGGATTCGACCCCGACGAGGTCGGACGCATCATGGCCACGCGCCCCGAAATTTCACACTGCTACCAGCGTCCGAACTGCATGGACTGGCCCTACGACATGTACACCATGATCCACGGCAAGAGTCGCGAGGACTGCATGCAGGTCGTGCAGGCGCTCATGGAGCAGACAGGGGTTACCCAGTACGAAATGCTTTTCAGCATAAAAGAGCTGAAAAAGACATCCATGGAATATTTTTAG
- a CDS encoding phenylalanine--tRNA ligase subunit alpha, whose translation MANDIIRKLESLVPELNEALGQASSLEELEELRVRFLGRKGLLADLMSGLTALGPEDRPAAGKAANQVKVAMTTLWEEQVAALKSRAREQALGAFDASVPSWQPDLGSLHPVTLVTREICAVFTSLGFEVVSGPEVENDFNNFEALNLPPEHPARDMQDTLYISDSILLRTHTSPLQVRTMLARKPPLGVIAPGKVYRRDSDITHTPMFHQVEGLLVDTHVTMADLRGILTAFVQNVFGHDTRVRFRPSFFPFTEPSAEVDISCVICGGKGKVNGEPCRVCKETGWVEILGCGMVDPAVFLKVGYDPEIYTGFAFGLGVERIAMLKYGIGDLRMFFENDLRFLRQFA comes from the coding sequence GTGGCTAACGATATTATTCGCAAGCTTGAAAGCCTGGTCCCGGAGCTCAATGAAGCCCTGGGCCAGGCTTCTTCATTGGAAGAGTTGGAGGAGCTGCGTGTCCGTTTTCTCGGGCGCAAGGGGCTCCTGGCCGATCTGATGTCCGGTTTGACCGCGCTGGGCCCTGAAGACCGCCCGGCCGCAGGCAAGGCCGCCAATCAGGTCAAGGTCGCCATGACGACCCTCTGGGAAGAACAGGTCGCCGCCCTGAAGTCGCGCGCGCGCGAGCAGGCTCTGGGCGCGTTTGACGCATCGGTGCCGTCCTGGCAGCCAGACCTGGGCTCGCTGCATCCGGTGACCCTGGTCACCCGTGAAATCTGCGCGGTCTTCACGAGCCTCGGGTTCGAGGTCGTGTCCGGTCCGGAAGTGGAGAACGACTTCAACAATTTCGAAGCGCTCAACCTTCCCCCCGAACATCCTGCCCGCGACATGCAGGACACCCTCTACATTTCGGATTCGATCCTGTTGCGCACCCACACCTCGCCGTTGCAGGTGCGGACCATGCTGGCACGCAAGCCGCCTCTCGGCGTCATTGCTCCCGGCAAGGTCTATCGCCGGGACTCGGACATCACCCACACCCCCATGTTTCATCAGGTCGAGGGATTGCTCGTGGACACTCATGTGACCATGGCCGACCTTCGCGGCATTCTGACCGCCTTTGTGCAGAACGTGTTCGGTCACGACACCAGGGTCCGCTTCCGTCCGAGCTTTTTTCCCTTTACCGAGCCCAGCGCCGAAGTGGATATCAGCTGCGTGATCTGCGGCGGCAAGGGCAAGGTCAACGGCGAACCTTGCCGCGTTTGCAAGGAGACGGGCTGGGTGGAGATTCTCGGATGCGGCATGGTCGATCCGGCCGTGTTCCTCAAAGTCGGCTACGACCCGGAAATCTACACGGGCTTCGCCTTCGGTCTGGGTGTCGAGCGCATCGCCATGCTCAAATACGGCATCGGCGATCTGCGCATGTTTTTCGAGAACGATCTGCGGTTCCTCCGGCAATTCGCCTGA
- the gpsA gene encoding glycerol-3-phosphate dehydrogenase (catalyzes the NAD(P)H-dependent reduction of glycerol 3-phosphate to glycerone phosphate) yields MKISILGAGSWGTALANVLACKGEEARLWARRTEIAADVNEHAVNSRYLPGLPLSQNLRADTDLARVLDGASCVVLAVPCQNLALFLREHRDLFPARTGIVCASKGVELGTFRTMGQVVCEELAGLEPRYAVLSGPSFASEVVANMPTAVTLGCADPALADLVQGLFSTQSFRVYVNSDVIGVELGGAVKNIMAIASGISDGLGFGENARAALITRGLSEMSRLGAAMGARPATFMGLSGMGDLVLTCTGDLSRNRRVGLAIGRGQTLEEVLAGMHNVAEGVKTTQAVHALGIRQGIDLPITGQVHSVLFENRNPAEAVRELMTRPLREE; encoded by the coding sequence GTGAAGATTTCGATACTTGGAGCCGGGAGCTGGGGTACGGCCCTGGCCAACGTGCTGGCCTGCAAGGGCGAAGAGGCCCGGCTTTGGGCCCGGCGGACGGAGATTGCCGCAGACGTGAACGAGCACGCCGTCAACAGCCGCTATCTGCCAGGCCTGCCCCTGAGCCAGAATTTGCGGGCGGATACGGATCTGGCGCGGGTGCTGGACGGAGCGTCCTGCGTCGTGCTCGCCGTGCCATGCCAGAATCTGGCCCTTTTTCTGCGTGAACATCGCGATCTTTTTCCGGCGCGCACCGGGATCGTGTGCGCGAGCAAAGGCGTGGAGCTGGGTACGTTCCGCACCATGGGGCAGGTGGTATGCGAGGAACTGGCCGGTCTTGAACCTCGCTACGCGGTGCTTTCAGGGCCTTCCTTTGCCTCGGAGGTGGTGGCGAACATGCCCACGGCCGTGACCCTGGGCTGCGCCGATCCGGCACTGGCGGATCTCGTGCAGGGGCTTTTTTCGACCCAGAGTTTTCGCGTCTACGTCAACAGCGACGTCATCGGCGTGGAGCTGGGCGGGGCGGTCAAGAACATCATGGCCATCGCCTCGGGCATTTCCGACGGCCTGGGATTTGGCGAGAACGCCCGCGCGGCGCTGATCACTCGCGGCCTGTCCGAGATGTCGCGCCTGGGCGCGGCCATGGGCGCCCGTCCGGCCACGTTCATGGGGCTGTCCGGCATGGGCGATCTGGTCCTGACCTGTACCGGGGATTTGAGCCGCAACCGGCGAGTGGGTCTGGCCATCGGGCGGGGACAGACCCTGGAGGAAGTCCTGGCTGGGATGCACAATGTGGCCGAAGGCGTGAAGACGACCCAGGCCGTGCACGCGCTGGGCATCAGGCAGGGCATCGACTTGCCCATCACCGGGCAGGTTCACTCCGTCCTTTTCGAGAACAGGAACCCCGCCGAGGCCGTGCGTGAACTCATGACCCGGCCCTTGCGGGAGGAATGA
- a CDS encoding cytochrome C, which produces MKKKLLISLICAAFLCMGAVMSVSAADAPGDDYVISAPEGMKAKPKGDKPGTLQKAVPFPHSKHATVECAQCHHTLEADGGAVKKCTTSGCHDSLEFRDKANAKEVKLVENAFHTQCIDCHKALKKDKKPTGPTACGKCHTK; this is translated from the coding sequence ATGAAAAAGAAATTGTTGATCAGCCTGATCTGCGCGGCTTTCCTGTGCATGGGCGCCGTCATGAGCGTCAGCGCCGCAGACGCTCCCGGCGATGACTATGTCATCAGCGCCCCCGAGGGCATGAAGGCAAAACCCAAGGGCGACAAGCCCGGGACCCTGCAGAAAGCAGTTCCCTTCCCCCATTCCAAACACGCCACGGTTGAGTGCGCCCAGTGTCACCACACACTGGAAGCCGACGGTGGCGCAGTCAAGAAGTGCACCACTTCCGGTTGCCACGACTCCCTGGAGTTCCGTGACAAGGCCAATGCAAAGGAAGTCAAGCTGGTTGAAAACGCGTTCCACACCCAGTGCATCGATTGTCACAAGGCTCTGAAAAAAGACAAGAAGCCCACCGGCCCCACCGCCTGTGGCAAGTGTCACACCAAATAG